Below is a genomic region from Populus trichocarpa isolate Nisqually-1 chromosome 15, P.trichocarpa_v4.1, whole genome shotgun sequence.
TTTTGTTGTAGTGGAATGGGTCCTGACTTTCGAGTTTTAGTTCGGAAAAGTAGGAAGCAGGCAGAACAATATCATAGATTGTACAAGGTACTGttcttcaatattttcttcattgttttacttaatgtttttttcttcaattttgttttaatgttacCGATAGCGTGGCTAAATTTCCATGGCTTATCTTATTATGAATGGTATATCTGCATCCTTTTGTTGCCTTTAAACATACATAAATAATTCGTCAAATGCTTGACAATAAGGTCTAGAGAATTTATCTAGAAAGAAGTTATTGGGGTTGTCTAAATCAGAGGACTTAATTAGTTGTCTTATTTCCCTGTAATGCAATTTTAACCCCAAGCCCAGctgaattaatttatcaaatccaGGGGTTAAGTATCAGATTActattttatatctatttttttgtcATCTGTTCTTGTTAATCATGATGTTTGTAACTTGTGAATTGTTCTGATTGTAGGAACCAATTCCTGTCACACAACTTGTGAGGGAAACTGCCGCTGTCATGCAAGAGTTTACTCAATCTGGGTACTGGCATCTTTTATACAGTTGAAATGTTTCAGTGGTTTTAGTTGATTTCTTATGTAATTTAGATCTGAATTTCAATTTCCAAATTTCAAAACCTTAGCCCTTATTTTAATAACCCAACAATTCTCATCCTATGTTCCTGCATCAGCATATCAACTCTTCACCCTGTTTCTTGAAGTTTGAAACTACTATTCCTTTGTTTTTCCTCGCAGAGGTGTAAGGCCTTTTGGAGTATCTTTGCTAGTTGCTGGTTTTGATGACAAAGGTCCACAGCTGTACCAGGTATCTGTGTTTCCTCGTAATAATGTTGGAagtcattaactattttttgtttatactgGATTATCTGCTGCAGAGTACATGGTAGCCCAGTATTCTAGAAGTTGTATGCCTCTGCAACTATTATACACCCTTCTGCATTGCATAGTTCTTTTGATTTGGTTGTAAAACCACTTGCTCCAGGCAAATAGCCATGTTTATGAGGAAATCTGTAGCTTGTGAAATAGTAATTTTTCATATTGCATTCCTTGAAAAGTTACTTCGATGCTTTTCTCATCGGCTGGTTAGCAGATATGAAAATTGTTATGGCCAGGGTGGTTGATAACTTTTCAACtccttgtttttcttggttgagATTTGGATGCATTATTACTCGCTTGTGTTGCCTTTCTGAACATATGTTCACCTCAGGATATACAAGTTAATTTTATGTTACTCTAGCACTCAAATCATAATTATTGTGAAGATGtgatattttgtatttgtttggcTAGGTTGATCCCTCAGGTTCCTACTTCTCATGGAAAGCCTCAGCAATGGGAAAAAATGTTTCAAATGCAAAAACATTTCTTGAGAAGaggtatttatttgtttttggtagcACAAAATGCTTCAATTCTGCAAATACTTCCAAGCATCTTTACGGGTTTTCCTAGCTACAACAATGCATTTCCATCTCCACCCCTAACAACTGCCAAGCATATGCTTCATTCAAAGTTTTAgctatttcaattttcaactgCCAGTTTACTTTGTCCTACTTCCCTGTTTCTTTCATCTTATTTATTGTGCTTCATCTTTCTCATCCAAGaagaattggattttatttcggaaacaaaaaaaaacagaaaaatagatGAAGAAGATTGAAATGACAATTTTGCCAATACATCTGTCTTCTTGCTTTTGTTTCATTGGACATGTGCTTGGTAATATTGTGGTTTTACGTCTGCACATCTTCATTTGATTTGAACAATTTCATTCGCCCTAACTTAAAATGTGCTTTGTAGATACACTGATGATATGGAGCTTGATGATGCTGTACACACTGCTATCTTGACACTGAAAGAGGGGTATACTACTTTAAATTTCCtccaccttttttatttttgaatttatgtgGTGGTGTTGAGGGATGTACGAAGTTTGATATatagaaaggagaagaagatttttCAGTGGGTTTAACATACCTGCGACATGCATGTCATCATTTTCACCTAGTTGATTACATAATTGAGtgatatacatata
It encodes:
- the LOC7476723 gene encoding proteasome subunit alpha type-2-A, whose product is MGDSQYSFSLTTFSPTGKLVQIEHALTAVGSGQTSLGIKAANGVVIATEKKLPSILVDESSVQKIQNLTPNIGVVYSGMGPDFRVLVRKSRKQAEQYHRLYKEPIPVTQLVRETAAVMQEFTQSGGVRPFGVSLLVAGFDDKGPQLYQVDPSGSYFSWKASAMGKNVSNAKTFLEKRYTDDMELDDAVHTAILTLKEGFEGQISGKNIEIGIIGADKQFRVLTPAEIDDYLAEVE